In the genome of Pyrobaculum islandicum DSM 4184, the window GGTTTTGAAGGAGAGCAGTAGGGGCGATCTCTTCCTTCTCAACATGCCTATGGCCTACTAGTGTTTACAAAACGCTTTTTATCTCCTACGCCTCTCTGTTCTCATACCTTTTCTCTGGAGGTAGTCCACCACGCCTACTACTAACGTGGCGGCTATTATGGCCACCGCCTTGTCAAATTGAAACTCCTTATTTACAGGCGCTAGATATACAAAAAGCTCTCTTGCAAGCGCCACAAGAGCTACATCTACTATCTTGTATACAATTATACGTCTCTGCTCTATATACGTAATAAATGTATCAATCAATTCTACAAATACTATGACGAGAAATAGGTCAGATAACGCATTGTAAATAGCCTGCGCTATTTTGTCAGTTTGTTCAACAGTAGCGGTTTTTATAAGCTCGTAGACTCTATAGAAAGTCATATATAGCGACATTAGAAGTAGCAACGCGGTTACAAATAGCACTATGACGTAGACCGCGTACTCCCCATTGCGGAGGCTTTTTACAAAATCCACGCATTTTTTAAAACGATGATTTATATCTTCTATCGTCCCCTACCTCTCTTGGCCCCTCCCTGGGGACCTGACCGACGCCGTGAAGAGGGTAAAACAAACCATTTTTAACCCACCTGACCCTCTTCTAAGGGTTGTTGCAGGAAGCGCCATCACAATCTCACGTTCCCCACGTTGACCAACGCCTCACCCGCCTCACGGCGCCGCCGTAAGGCAAGTGTGTGAGGGAGTAGAAAGAAAGTATGTATAACTAAATTTTTCTCTCCATCCGCGGTATTTAAGCTGTGAGACGCGTCGCGTATAGGAAAAACGCGGTCAAGGTCGCCCTCCTCTACCCCTCCGCCTACGCGGTGGCCATGTCTTCCGTGGTTTTCCACATGCTTTACTTCAAGCTCCAGGACGAGGGGTTCTACGTCGAGCGGTTCACGGCGGATCGGGGGCCCCATGGGATTGAAGACGGCACACCTCTTGCCCATTTCGACTACATTGTGGCTGCAATACATTACGAACTCGACTATGTAAATCTGGTCAAGATGCTTATAGAAGCAAAGATACCTCCCAGGGCTAGAGAGAGGGAGAGGCCTAAGTTGGTGATCGGGGGGCCTCCCGTCACGGCGAATCCAGAGCCCCTCGCCGAGTTTGTAGACGCTGTGGCTATAGGCGAGTTAGAGCCGTTGTGGAAACCGCTTGTACAATACTTGTCGACTGGAGAAGAGACGGAGGAGCTGTACTACCCTGCATACGGCCCGCGGCCTATTAAAATTGCATACGCGACTGACGCCGTCTCTGACTATAGACGTATACCCGAGCCAGAGGCGGCCTTTAGTCTCTCTGTAGAGTTGGCAAGAGGCTGTCCCTACGCTTGCCTCTTCTGTATGGAGAGCTATATCTCAAAGCCCTACCGGCCTAGAGATTGGCGTGTTGTTTTGCAAGAGACTGAAGAGCTGTATAAAAAATATGGAATTAGGCCTTCTATTGTTGCTCTAACAGCAAACGCACACCCACACTTTAAAACTATGCTTAGAGAGGCCGTTAACAAGGGCGTGCCTATTTCTCTCCCATCGCTAAGAGCCGAGTTGCTTGATGATGAAATGTTGGAGCTTATAGCGGCAGGGGGGCAAAAGACTTTAACTATCGCCCCCGAGTCTAGCGAGAGACTGAGAAAAGCCTTGGGGAAAGACATCTCAAATAAAGACATCTTGAGAGTAGTTGATAAAGCGGCTGAACTAGGCCTGAAGATAAAGATGTACCTAATGGCCGGCCTCCCCTGTGAAGAGGAGGGGGATATAGAAGAGCTTATAAATTTAATTAAGGAAGTAGGCAGGATGGGAGTTCGTCTATCTCTTAGCGTAAACCCCTTTATCCCTAAGCCTCAGACGCCGTTTCAATACAGCGCTATGGAAAATATTAAACGTCTAAGAGACAAGATTAAACGTCTACAGAGGGCCTCCCGTGGCGAATTTACATATTATGAGCCTACGCTCGGCGCTATACAAGCAGGTATAGCGCTAGGCGGCAGAGAAATTGCAAAATATATAGAAGAGGCCGCCATGGCGGCGTCGCCACAAGGCTACCTAAGGCGGCTGTTAAAAAGAGGCGTGTTTAACTACGTCTTTAGCCCAAGAGACGACCCCCTCCCTTGGGGTCACATAGAGGGCTTCTACTCTCACAGTGAGTTAAAGAGACGTTATCTAGAGTACTTAGAGACGGCTTGCGGCAAGAGTCAGCCAGATTAAGTTGTTGAAGGCGTGTAGCGCAACAGAAGCCACATATCCCCCGCCGCGGTACATAAGGGCGAGGGCGAGCCCGTAGAGAGAGGCTAGAAGGGGGTTGGCTGGATGCAACGCCCCGAAGACCACGACGGCAAAAATCCAAGAGGCGGGAGGCGGGAGGAGGGCGAAGGGCGCGGCTCTAAAAACGAGCTCCTCGGCCAGCGGCGTTAAAACTACAACATCCCACCACGCCGGGATATAAGAGGGGGGGCCCATGGCGAGATAGTCTAGGACAAACGCCGTGGTGAAAACCGCGAGAGACAGGGCTATGTAAGTTGGTGAAAACTTTGTCCACGCAATACGTTTTTTAAAAAGCGGTATAGTAGTTATCACGGCAACCTCTCCCAGAGGCTTTGGAAAAAACGCCAACGCGACCAATAACACAAGCAGCATACTTACGTCAACGATATCAACTGTCACATTCTTATATCTCATAGAGTTTAAACAAATCATGGTGTATATATTTGACGAAGGTGGAATCACAATAGTTCAACTTCCTCTAGTTAAAATAGAAGAGGGCGAGGTTAAAGAAGAGGGGGTAGAGCTCGCAGTTGACCAAGCTGGTAAAGTTATCAAAGGCCCCTACCGCACTGTACAAGAGGCTTTTCAAAAGGCGTTAGACAGTTTATCAACTGCTCTGCAATATACCGAGGGTTTTCTAGACCAGCTTGAGTATAGACTAGAGATGGAAGAGGCCGTACGTCCCAGCGACGTTTATACAGCATCTTATCTAGCACATCACCTCTATTACACGGCATCTCAACTCCATTACCTAGGCAGGGAGTTGCTTAGAAGAGGTTTTATTAGCCATAGATTACAGAATTACTCAAGAGCGTTGTATAGAAAAGCTCTTATCATTAGGAGATATGCTAGAGATATACGTCTCCTCTATGCTACTACAGTACAGCTGTCTCTAGACGCGTCGATGAAAAAACTAACTTGGCTAGGCACAGTCGCCATGCCTGCGCTGATAATATCCAGCATTTACGGCATGAATCTCCACTGGCTTCCGCTTGCCGATAACCCGCCTGTAGTTTTTGCAATTCTTGCCACCGCAACTCTAGCCTTTGCCTATATTCTAAATAAAATTTAAAAGATGGCAATGGGTTGTTAATCATGTTAATCCTGCCAAATATAGACTTTCTTATAGACGCCGTAGAGGCTGTCGAGACTATAAGAAGGGCCTATTTCTCAGATGCTAAGTTCTTGCCGAGACAGGCTATAACAGTCGGCGAGACTTGGTTTGCTCCAATGGTCGGGTATATCGCCGGCCAGGGAATTACGGTTAAACTAGTGGGGATATATCCCAAGGCCAAGCCCGCAGTTAAGGCAGTTGTCCTCGTCTTTGATGTAGAGACAGGAGCCCCCCAGGCGTTGATAAATGGGACACAACTAACCGCCTGGCGTACAGCGGCGGCTAGTGGAGTCGCGGCGCAAGTACTAGGCGTAAAGCCGGCTGAGGTGGGGATAATTGGAGCTGGCGTCCAAGGGGAGTACCACCTCAGGGTATTTAAAGCGTTATTCCCCCAAGCGCAGTTTAAGATATATGACATATATGAAGACAAAGCTAGAGAAGTGGCGCAACGATGGGGTGCGAAACTAACCTCTCTAACTGATGTATTAAAAAGCGACTTGATAATAGCCGCAACAACTTCTAGAACTCCAGTGGTATTTGGCAGAGAGCTTAAAGAAGGCGCTACAGTAATATCAATAGGCGCTCCGCGACCTGTTAGAGAACTTGACGACGAAGTTAAGAGAAGGGCCGGCTGTTTCTTAGTAGATAATCCGCATGCCGCCGAGGAGACAGACGATATAGGTGGGAGTTGGGTTTACATCGGCGATTTTCTAAAAGGAAGGGAGTGTAAAT includes:
- a CDS encoding ornithine cyclodeaminase family protein, with protein sequence MLILPNIDFLIDAVEAVETIRRAYFSDAKFLPRQAITVGETWFAPMVGYIAGQGITVKLVGIYPKAKPAVKAVVLVFDVETGAPQALINGTQLTAWRTAAASGVAAQVLGVKPAEVGIIGAGVQGEYHLRVFKALFPQAQFKIYDIYEDKAREVAQRWGAKLTSLTDVLKSDLIIAATTSRTPVVFGRELKEGATVISIGAPRPVRELDDEVKRRAGCFLVDNPHAAEETDDIGGSWVYIGDFLKGRECKFGEIKVYKSVGNPLFDAAMASYVLEKARKIGAGAEVRWD
- a CDS encoding CorA family divalent cation transporter produces the protein MVYIFDEGGITIVQLPLVKIEEGEVKEEGVELAVDQAGKVIKGPYRTVQEAFQKALDSLSTALQYTEGFLDQLEYRLEMEEAVRPSDVYTASYLAHHLYYTASQLHYLGRELLRRGFISHRLQNYSRALYRKALIIRRYARDIRLLYATTVQLSLDASMKKLTWLGTVAMPALIISSIYGMNLHWLPLADNPPVVFAILATATLAFAYILNKI
- a CDS encoding B12-binding domain-containing radical SAM protein, encoding MRRVAYRKNAVKVALLYPSAYAVAMSSVVFHMLYFKLQDEGFYVERFTADRGPHGIEDGTPLAHFDYIVAAIHYELDYVNLVKMLIEAKIPPRARERERPKLVIGGPPVTANPEPLAEFVDAVAIGELEPLWKPLVQYLSTGEETEELYYPAYGPRPIKIAYATDAVSDYRRIPEPEAAFSLSVELARGCPYACLFCMESYISKPYRPRDWRVVLQETEELYKKYGIRPSIVALTANAHPHFKTMLREAVNKGVPISLPSLRAELLDDEMLELIAAGGQKTLTIAPESSERLRKALGKDISNKDILRVVDKAAELGLKIKMYLMAGLPCEEEGDIEELINLIKEVGRMGVRLSLSVNPFIPKPQTPFQYSAMENIKRLRDKIKRLQRASRGEFTYYEPTLGAIQAGIALGGREIAKYIEEAAMAASPQGYLRRLLKRGVFNYVFSPRDDPLPWGHIEGFYSHSELKRRYLEYLETACGKSQPD
- a CDS encoding phosphate-starvation-inducible PsiE family protein, with the protein product MDFVKSLRNGEYAVYVIVLFVTALLLLMSLYMTFYRVYELIKTATVEQTDKIAQAIYNALSDLFLVIVFVELIDTFITYIEQRRIIVYKIVDVALVALARELFVYLAPVNKEFQFDKAVAIIAATLVVGVVDYLQRKGMRTERRRR
- a CDS encoding CPBP family intramembrane glutamic endopeptidase; the encoded protein is MRYKNVTVDIVDVSMLLVLLVALAFFPKPLGEVAVITTIPLFKKRIAWTKFSPTYIALSLAVFTTAFVLDYLAMGPPSYIPAWWDVVVLTPLAEELVFRAAPFALLPPPASWIFAVVVFGALHPANPLLASLYGLALALMYRGGGYVASVALHAFNNLIWLTLAASRL